From the genome of Macrobrachium nipponense isolate FS-2020 chromosome 29, ASM1510439v2, whole genome shotgun sequence, one region includes:
- the LOC135205988 gene encoding uncharacterized protein LOC135205988: MTYDILNILVRKDVSDPKGGGGGGGGGGGGGGGGGWGGGGGGGVGGGGGGGGGGGGGVGGGGGGGGGGGGGGGVGGGGGGGGGGLGGGGGGGGGGGGGGGGGGGGGVGGGGGGGGGGGGGGGGGGGGGGGGGGGGGGGGGGGGGGGGGGGGGGGGGGGGGGGGGGGGGWGGGGGGGGVGGGGGGGGGGGGGGGGGGGWGVGGGGGGGGGWGGGLGGWFFSLSFRIAVETWENPYYYQY; the protein is encoded by the exons ATGACCTACGACATCTTGAATATCCTTGTCAGAAAGGATGTCAGCGATCCCAA ggggggggggggggggggggggggggggggggggggggggggtgggggggggtggggggggggggggggggggggggtgggggggggggggggggggggggggggggggggggggggggtgggggggggggggggggggggggggggggggggggggggggggggggtgggggggggggggggagggggggggggggggttggggggggggggggggggggggggggggggggggggggggggggggggtggggggggggggggggtgggggggggggggggggggggggggggggggggggggggggggggggggggggggggggggggggggggtggggggggggggggggggggggggggtgggggtggggggggggggggtgggggggggggggggggggggggggggggagggggggggggggggggtggggggggggggggggggtggggggggggggggggggg ggggggggtgggtggggggggggggggggggggggggggggggggggggggggggggggggggggggtggggggtggggggggggggggggggggggggggggtgggggggggggttggggggg